Proteins from a single region of Pseudomonas quebecensis:
- the lolD gene encoding lipoprotein-releasing ABC transporter ATP-binding protein LolD, which produces MSEKAILSCRNLGKSYEEGPESVVVLSNLQLELHPGERVAIVGSSGSGKSTLLNLLGGLDTPSQGSVWLAGEELSALGEKARGQLRNRSLGFVYQFHHLLPEFTALENVCMPLLIGKTAIPEARQRATALLERVGLGHRLEHKPAELSGGERQRVAIARALVNNPGLVMLDEPTGNLDSHTAQGIKDLMLELSTQMRTAFLVVTHDMSMARQMDRVLHLQEGHLVAI; this is translated from the coding sequence ATGAGTGAAAAAGCAATTTTGAGCTGCCGTAACCTGGGCAAATCCTATGAGGAAGGCCCGGAATCCGTGGTGGTGCTCTCCAACCTGCAGCTTGAACTGCACCCGGGCGAGCGCGTGGCGATTGTCGGCAGTTCGGGTTCCGGTAAAAGTACGTTGCTCAACCTGTTGGGCGGCCTTGATACGCCGTCCCAGGGCAGTGTGTGGCTGGCCGGTGAAGAGCTGTCGGCTCTCGGTGAGAAGGCCCGTGGCCAGCTGCGCAATCGGTCGCTGGGTTTTGTCTACCAGTTTCACCACCTGTTGCCGGAATTCACCGCCCTGGAGAACGTGTGCATGCCGTTGCTGATCGGCAAGACCGCGATCCCCGAGGCCCGCCAACGCGCCACGGCGCTGCTGGAGCGTGTCGGCCTCGGTCACCGTCTGGAGCATAAACCGGCGGAGTTGTCCGGGGGCGAGCGCCAGCGCGTAGCGATTGCCCGCGCCCTGGTGAACAACCCCGGCCTGGTGATGCTCGATGAGCCCACCGGCAACCTCGACTCCCACACCGCCCAAGGCATCAAGGACTTGATGCTGGAGTTGAGCACCCAGATGCGCACCGCGTTCCTGGTGGTGACCCATGACATGAGCATGGCCCGGCAGATGGACCGCGTGCTGCATCTGCAGGAAGGTCATCTGGTCGCCATCTGA
- the sthA gene encoding Si-specific NAD(P)(+) transhydrogenase encodes MAVYNYDVVVLGSGPAGEGAAMNAAKAGRKVAMVDSRRQVGGNCTHLGTIPSKALRHSVRQIMQFNTNPMFRAIGEPRWFSFPDVLKSAEKVISKQVASRTGYYARNRVDLFFGTGSFADEQTIEVVCSNGVVEKLVAKHIIIATGSRPYRPADIDFNHARIYDSDTILSLGHTPRKLIIYGAGVIGCEYASIFSGLGVLVELVDNRDQLLSFLDSEISQALSYHFSNNNITVRHNEEYERVEGLDNGVILHLKSGKKIKADALLWCNGRTGNTDKLGMENIGVKVNNRGQIEVDENYRTCVANVYGAGDVIGWPSLASAAHDQGRSAAGSIVDNGSWRYVNDVPTGIYTIPEISSIGKNEHELTKAKVPYEVGKAFFKSMARAQIAGEPQGMLKILFHRETLEVLGVHCFGYQASEIVHIGQAIMNQPGEQNTLKYFVNTTFNYPTMAEAYRVAAYDGLNRLF; translated from the coding sequence ATGGCTGTCTACAACTACGACGTGGTGGTACTGGGTTCCGGCCCGGCTGGAGAAGGTGCGGCGATGAACGCCGCGAAGGCAGGGCGCAAGGTGGCGATGGTCGATAGCCGTCGCCAGGTCGGCGGTAACTGCACCCACCTGGGTACCATCCCGTCCAAGGCCTTGCGTCACTCGGTGCGCCAGATCATGCAGTTCAACACCAACCCGATGTTCCGGGCCATTGGCGAGCCGCGCTGGTTTTCGTTCCCGGACGTGTTGAAAAGCGCCGAGAAAGTCATCTCCAAGCAAGTGGCGTCGCGCACCGGTTACTACGCACGCAACCGTGTCGACCTGTTCTTCGGTACCGGCAGCTTCGCCGACGAGCAAACCATCGAAGTGGTGTGTTCCAACGGCGTGGTCGAAAAACTGGTGGCCAAGCACATCATCATCGCCACCGGCTCGCGCCCGTATCGCCCGGCCGATATCGACTTCAACCACGCGCGTATCTACGACAGCGACACCATCCTGAGCCTGGGCCACACCCCGCGCAAACTGATCATCTACGGCGCCGGCGTGATCGGCTGTGAATACGCCTCGATCTTCAGCGGCCTGGGCGTACTGGTGGAGCTGGTGGACAACCGCGACCAGTTGCTGAGCTTTCTGGACTCGGAAATTTCCCAGGCGTTGAGTTACCACTTCAGCAACAACAACATCACCGTGCGCCACAACGAAGAGTACGAGCGCGTCGAAGGCCTGGACAACGGGGTGATCCTGCACCTCAAGTCCGGCAAGAAGATAAAGGCCGACGCCTTGCTGTGGTGCAACGGGCGTACCGGCAACACCGACAAGCTGGGCATGGAAAACATCGGGGTCAAGGTCAACAACCGTGGCCAGATCGAAGTGGACGAGAATTACCGCACCTGTGTGGCGAACGTCTATGGCGCCGGCGATGTGATCGGTTGGCCGAGCCTGGCCAGCGCCGCCCATGACCAGGGGCGTTCGGCCGCCGGCAGTATTGTCGACAACGGCAGCTGGCGCTATGTGAACGACGTGCCCACCGGTATCTACACGATTCCCGAGATCAGCTCGATCGGCAAGAACGAGCACGAACTGACCAAGGCCAAGGTGCCTTATGAAGTGGGCAAGGCGTTTTTCAAGAGCATGGCGCGTGCGCAGATCGCCGGTGAGCCGCAAGGCATGCTGAAGATTCTGTTTCACCGTGAAACCCTGGAAGTCCTCGGCGTGCATTGCTTCGGTTACCAGGCGTCGGAGATCGTGCACATCGGCCAGGCCATCATGAATCAGCCGGGCGAGCAAAATACCCTCAAGTATTTTGTAAACACCACGTTCAACTACCCGACCATGGCCGAAGCCTATCGGGTAGCCGCCTACGACGGCCTCAACCGGCTTTTTTGA
- a CDS encoding lipoprotein-releasing ABC transporter permease subunit — protein sequence MFRPLFVFIGTRYTRAKRRNHFVSFISLTSMIGLALGVVVMIVVLSVMNGFDHEMRTRVLGMVPHATIEASEPIGDWQSLADKVKQNPKVVAVAPFTQMQGLLTNDGKVQKILLNAIDPAQERKVSIIDRFMLQGRLDDLAPGSFGIVIGDKAAAKLGVGIGDKLTFVAPEVTVTPAGMFPRMKRFTVVGTFHVGAGEIDGYLGLTNLTDLARLHRWQPDQVQGLRLKFSDLFDAPRGAWEIAQHLGETEYYARDWTRTHGNLYQAIRMEKAMIGLLLLLIVAVAAFNIISTLVMVVNDKKGDIAILRTLGATPGQIMAIFMVQGTVIGVVGTLIGTAVGILAALNVSAAIAGLETLIGHKFLNADVYFIDYLPSQVQAQDVLMVGGAALVLSFLATLYPAWRAARTQPAQALRYE from the coding sequence ATGTTCAGACCTCTCTTCGTATTTATCGGCACGCGTTATACCCGTGCAAAGCGCCGCAATCATTTTGTGTCGTTCATTTCCTTGACCTCGATGATCGGGCTCGCCTTGGGCGTGGTTGTGATGATCGTGGTGCTGTCGGTGATGAACGGCTTCGATCATGAGATGCGCACCCGCGTGCTGGGCATGGTGCCCCATGCGACCATCGAAGCCAGCGAGCCCATCGGCGACTGGCAGAGCCTGGCCGACAAGGTCAAGCAGAACCCCAAGGTGGTGGCCGTTGCGCCGTTCACTCAGATGCAGGGGTTGCTGACCAATGATGGCAAGGTGCAGAAAATCCTGCTCAACGCCATCGACCCGGCCCAGGAGCGCAAGGTCTCGATCATCGACCGGTTCATGCTGCAGGGCAGGCTTGACGACCTGGCGCCCGGCAGTTTTGGCATCGTCATCGGTGACAAGGCCGCAGCCAAGCTCGGCGTGGGCATCGGCGACAAGCTCACCTTCGTCGCCCCGGAAGTCACGGTCACCCCGGCCGGTATGTTCCCACGCATGAAGCGCTTTACCGTGGTCGGCACGTTCCACGTCGGCGCCGGTGAAATCGACGGCTACCTCGGCCTGACCAATCTCACCGACCTGGCCCGCCTGCATCGCTGGCAGCCGGATCAGGTGCAGGGCCTGCGCCTGAAATTCAGCGATCTGTTCGACGCGCCGCGCGGTGCCTGGGAAATCGCCCAGCACTTGGGTGAAACCGAGTATTACGCCCGCGACTGGACCCGCACCCACGGCAACCTGTACCAGGCCATCCGCATGGAAAAAGCCATGATCGGCCTGTTGCTGCTGCTGATCGTCGCCGTTGCAGCGTTCAACATCATTTCCACCCTGGTGATGGTGGTCAACGACAAGAAAGGCGATATCGCCATCCTGCGCACCCTGGGCGCCACGCCGGGGCAGATCATGGCGATCTTCATGGTGCAGGGCACCGTGATCGGCGTGGTCGGCACCTTGATCGGCACCGCCGTCGGCATCCTCGCCGCGCTCAACGTCAGCGCGGCCATCGCCGGCCTGGAAACCCTGATCGGTCACAAATTTCTCAACGCCGACGTGTATTTCATCGACTACTTACCGTCCCAGGTTCAGGCCCAGGATGTGTTGATGGTGGGCGGGGCGGCGTTGGTCCTGAGTTTCCTTGCCACCCTGTATCCAGCCTGGCGCGCGGCACGCACCCAGCCAGCACAGGCCTTACGTTATGAGTGA
- a CDS encoding chalcone isomerase family protein, translated as MRQLFFCLMLMVSITAHASDAQRLKQAAFPAQAGELILKNQAVLTYLWADVYAAALYAPAALSARHAWDQQAALRLTLYYFRDIDRNDVIKAATATLERQQANARLKPELDKLHASFRDIRSGDRYALDFHPGRGLELEINGQVVFISRDDELARAYLGIWLAPGGLSDELRGRLLK; from the coding sequence ATGCGACAACTATTTTTTTGTTTGATGCTGATGGTGTCGATCACCGCGCACGCCAGTGATGCTCAGCGGCTCAAGCAAGCGGCCTTCCCGGCGCAGGCTGGGGAACTGATCCTCAAAAACCAGGCGGTGCTCACCTATCTGTGGGCGGACGTGTATGCCGCAGCGCTGTATGCCCCGGCAGCGCTCAGCGCCAGGCACGCCTGGGACCAGCAGGCTGCACTGCGCCTGACGCTGTATTACTTTCGCGACATCGACCGCAACGACGTGATCAAGGCCGCCACGGCCACCCTTGAGCGCCAACAAGCCAATGCTCGATTAAAGCCTGAGCTGGATAAGTTGCACGCCAGCTTTCGCGACATCCGCAGCGGTGACCGTTATGCCCTGGACTTTCATCCCGGTCGCGGTTTGGAGCTGGAGATCAATGGGCAAGTGGTGTTCATCAGTCGCGATGACGAACTGGCACGGGCCTACCTGGGCATCTGGCTCGCGCCTGGGGGGTTATCGGATGAGTTGCGCGGCCGGTTGCTGAAGTGA
- a CDS encoding glycerophosphodiester phosphodiesterase has product MTLIYGHRGAKGEAPENTLTSFQQCLKHGVRRCELDLHLSMDGELMVIHDPTLKRTADRRGKVVDYSAADLVKMDARKGGPGWLTPCPIPRLEALFEQCDFDHWQLEVKSASRTRAATTVLAIREMAVRFGLMDKVTVTSSSREVLKAAVELTPDLSRGLVAEYAWLDPLKVAQNYGCEYLALNWTLCTPERLQKAQRQGLHVSVWTVNEPALMRRLADFGVDSLITDFPGLATATLGNG; this is encoded by the coding sequence GTGACCCTGATTTACGGCCACCGCGGTGCCAAAGGCGAAGCACCGGAAAACACCCTGACCAGCTTTCAACAATGCCTCAAGCACGGTGTACGCCGCTGCGAACTGGACTTGCACCTGTCCATGGACGGCGAGCTGATGGTTATCCACGACCCGACCCTCAAACGCACGGCTGACCGTCGCGGCAAGGTGGTCGACTATTCGGCAGCCGACCTGGTGAAAATGGACGCGCGCAAGGGCGGTCCCGGCTGGCTCACGCCCTGCCCCATTCCACGCCTGGAGGCGTTGTTCGAACAGTGCGACTTCGATCACTGGCAACTGGAAGTCAAAAGCGCCTCGCGCACTCGCGCGGCGACCACCGTATTGGCAATCCGTGAAATGGCCGTGCGCTTTGGCCTGATGGACAAGGTCACTGTGACCTCCAGCTCGCGGGAAGTGCTCAAGGCCGCCGTGGAGCTCACGCCGGACCTGTCACGCGGGCTGGTGGCCGAATACGCCTGGCTCGACCCATTGAAAGTCGCGCAGAACTACGGCTGTGAGTACCTGGCATTGAATTGGACGCTGTGCACCCCTGAACGCTTGCAGAAAGCCCAGCGCCAGGGGTTGCACGTGTCCGTGTGGACGGTCAACGAACCCGCGCTGATGCGCAGGCTCGCCGACTTCGGCGTCGATAGCCTGATTACAGACTTTCCCGGTTTGGCCACTGCCACCCTCGGGAATGGCTGA
- a CDS encoding PilZ domain-containing protein, with the protein MTTLDEEERREYYRIDDMIALQIKSLSAPEAASKEVLLDDSPLFNLLSELHLSEFEAQHLLRQISEKDRSLAAFLKVQNKRLDLLSQIMARGLLDEVGAPQPVIISEGGIDFQHPSSLPVGAHLAVKLVLMPQALGLLLRAKVTHCDAKGEGFDVGTEFESMTDAQRQLLARYILQKQAQERRLAREKSDAQAT; encoded by the coding sequence ATGACGACATTAGATGAAGAAGAGCGCCGCGAATACTACCGTATCGATGACATGATCGCACTTCAAATCAAAAGCCTGTCTGCCCCTGAAGCAGCCAGCAAGGAAGTATTGCTGGATGATTCACCGCTGTTCAACCTGCTCAGTGAATTGCACCTGAGCGAATTCGAAGCCCAGCACCTGTTGCGCCAGATCAGCGAGAAAGATCGCAGCCTGGCGGCGTTCCTCAAAGTCCAGAACAAACGCCTGGATCTGCTCAGCCAAATCATGGCCCGTGGCCTGTTGGACGAAGTCGGCGCCCCGCAGCCGGTGATCATCTCCGAAGGCGGTATCGACTTCCAGCACCCCTCATCGTTGCCTGTCGGCGCGCACCTGGCGGTCAAGCTGGTGCTGATGCCCCAGGCCCTGGGCCTGCTGCTGCGCGCCAAGGTTACCCATTGCGACGCCAAGGGCGAGGGCTTCGATGTGGGCACGGAATTCGAATCCATGACCGATGCCCAACGCCAGTTGCTGGCGCGCTACATCCTGCAGAAGCAAGCCCAGGAACGGCGCCTGGCGCGGGAAAAAAGCGACGCCCAGGCCACCTGA